Proteins from one Candidatus Omnitrophota bacterium genomic window:
- a CDS encoding VWA domain-containing protein, with the protein MKFGDFQLFTYLIWLVPVLALFYAWAMKRETRTIEKFAQKELLSGIAPFYDAKLRKMWVVFNITAVLFMIIALSRPQWGFYWKEDERKGLDVVIAVDTSRSMLAVDIQPNRLSFAKTELKDFVRRLKGDRVGLIAFSGQAFLQCPLTADYNGFLLTLNDLSTETIPTGGTSISSAIEEAIRSYKGAATRHRVMIIITDGETTEAGTEKAVERARKEGITISCIGIGTPKGDFIPYLDEKGQKVYVKDAKGNRVKSRLMESTLQMIAEKTGGIYVRASQADFGLREIYEKRLSKLEKKKTEEKKVKVYKERYQYPLAVVLLLFFGELVLKARKREA; encoded by the coding sequence ATGAAGTTCGGTGATTTTCAGTTATTCACATATTTGATATGGCTTGTACCGGTACTGGCGCTCTTCTACGCTTGGGCCATGAAAAGGGAGACGAGAACAATAGAGAAATTCGCCCAGAAGGAGCTCCTCTCGGGTATAGCGCCATTTTATGACGCGAAACTCAGGAAGATGTGGGTGGTTTTTAATATTACTGCGGTTCTTTTTATGATAATAGCTTTATCGAGGCCGCAGTGGGGGTTTTACTGGAAGGAGGATGAACGCAAGGGGCTTGACGTGGTAATAGCCGTTGATACCTCTCGAAGCATGCTTGCGGTGGACATACAGCCCAACAGGCTGAGTTTCGCGAAAACGGAGCTCAAGGATTTCGTGAGAAGGCTCAAGGGCGACAGGGTGGGGTTAATAGCCTTCTCCGGGCAGGCGTTCCTCCAGTGCCCGCTTACAGCGGATTACAACGGGTTCCTGCTGACGCTGAACGACCTGAGCACGGAGACCATCCCCACGGGGGGAACTTCCATCTCCAGCGCGATAGAGGAGGCTATAAGAAGCTACAAGGGAGCGGCTACGAGGCACAGGGTCATGATAATCATCACCGACGGGGAGACAACGGAGGCAGGCACTGAAAAAGCCGTGGAGCGCGCGCGAAAGGAGGGCATAACCATATCCTGCATAGGTATAGGTACTCCGAAAGGCGATTTTATACCTTACCTTGATGAAAAAGGCCAGAAGGTCTACGTCAAGGACGCCAAGGGTAACCGCGTCAAGTCGCGCCTTATGGAAAGCACGCTCCAGATGATAGCGGAGAAGACCGGGGGTATATACGTGAGGGCCTCGCAGGCGGACTTCGGTCTGAGAGAGATTTACGAAAAACGCCTGTCAAAACTGGAAAAGAAGAAAACCGAGGAGAAAAAAGTAAAAGTATACAAGGAAAGGTACCAGTACCCGCTGGCAGTGGTATTGCTGCTCTTTTTCGGGGAACTGGTCCTTAAAGCGCGGAAACGGGAAGCATAA